The Methylotenera sp. G11 genome includes a window with the following:
- a CDS encoding AsmA family protein, with protein sequence MNKLMKYGLFGLGGVIALLVLVVAVIAATFNPNDYKPLIVKMVKEKKERTLNIEGDIKLAFWPKIGANLGKVSISEHQSDKEFASIQSAQVALAVLPLLKKQLVVDTVYIDGAKANIIKYKDGSTNFDDLLSKEEESEQIKFDIDGVKVTNSAATYTDESSGAQYALSKFNLSSGHIALAEPVELATDFSVTANQPALAADVKIKGKFLADPEDKHFFAKGLDAAITGDLLGGKGVSVTASGDIDAKPETREFLVDSLKVALAGQFSGAKITLDLNAPELIAKKDEVTGKKVNVNLAQDKAGDTFKANLILADIKGSPKALQSSGISGDISGKQGARSISGKFSSPFQGNLENLIFDLPKLAGNVDIKDPALPNGAAKVGFALSLHTDAKQEQVNSKFNLDVDATRLNGDVAVASFKKPNVRFNINADTLDLNKLLGSSKPQKAAPASDKPADLSALKNILLDGKINIGNLLYDKYRLAGLNVNIKADGEKLALTGLNVKLDDSSIKGNFGISHFAKPLYTFDVDIDQVDVDRYVSAKGGTAPADKAAGKGDDKPLDLSALKALNADGSLRIGSLKYGKTKASNVRIDLKADGQKLSLNPLAAKVDDSQVNANVGITRFHDPIYSFNLNIDKLDADKYITKSDQPAAKNTGDTPIDLSALKKLNASGEAKIGWLKLANVKTQNVNIGLKAADGIATVSPFAANLYQGSMDGVLKVDARGTPGITFKQDMKNIAIGPLLVDAINNDMLDGKGTLNVDVTTSGNTVSALKKALAGKAAVNLADGAVKGIDIAGTVRDMKSKLNLFKDKNSIGADQSKKTDFSELSASFDIKNGVAHNEDLSMKAPILRLAKGDSRGDIDIGNETINYLAKPTIVKSLKGQGGADLDSLAGLSIPVKITGTFSAPKYGMDFAAIGAAMAKSNLLDKVGGEKGAAVKELIGDGDKTKALESLLGKKKPADTATAPAPADGATSGTAPAEAPKTPEETAKEKAAQELKKLFKF encoded by the coding sequence ATGAATAAACTGATGAAATATGGCTTGTTTGGTCTGGGCGGCGTCATTGCCTTATTAGTGTTAGTAGTGGCGGTGATTGCAGCAACTTTCAACCCGAACGATTACAAGCCGCTCATCGTCAAAATGGTTAAAGAAAAAAAAGAGCGCACCCTGAATATCGAGGGTGACATCAAACTCGCATTCTGGCCAAAAATTGGCGCCAACCTGGGCAAGGTTTCCATCTCAGAACATCAGTCCGATAAAGAATTCGCCTCCATCCAGAGCGCTCAGGTCGCACTCGCAGTATTGCCGCTGTTAAAGAAACAGCTGGTGGTTGATACCGTTTACATCGATGGCGCCAAAGCCAACATCATCAAATACAAAGATGGCTCCACCAACTTCGATGACCTGCTGAGCAAGGAAGAAGAATCCGAACAGATTAAATTCGATATAGACGGCGTCAAAGTGACGAACTCGGCTGCGACCTACACGGATGAAAGCTCCGGTGCCCAATACGCATTATCAAAATTCAATCTGAGCTCGGGTCATATCGCATTGGCGGAACCCGTTGAGCTGGCTACCGATTTCAGCGTTACGGCGAACCAGCCTGCGCTTGCCGCCGACGTTAAAATCAAGGGTAAATTCCTGGCAGATCCGGAAGACAAGCACTTCTTTGCCAAAGGGCTTGATGCTGCCATCACAGGCGATCTGCTGGGCGGCAAAGGCGTGTCGGTCACCGCCAGCGGTGATATTGACGCCAAGCCCGAAACGCGTGAATTTTTGGTTGACAGTTTAAAAGTTGCGCTGGCAGGCCAGTTCAGCGGGGCAAAGATCACGTTGGACTTGAACGCGCCTGAACTCATTGCGAAAAAAGACGAAGTCACCGGCAAGAAAGTAAACGTCAACCTGGCGCAAGACAAAGCCGGCGATACCTTCAAGGCGAATCTGATATTGGCCGACATCAAAGGCTCGCCGAAAGCGCTGCAAAGCAGCGGCATCAGCGGCGACATTTCAGGCAAGCAGGGCGCCCGCTCCATTAGCGGCAAATTTTCCTCCCCCTTTCAGGGCAACCTTGAGAACCTGATCTTTGACCTGCCGAAACTGGCAGGCAATGTCGATATCAAAGACCCGGCATTACCTAACGGTGCCGCAAAAGTCGGCTTCGCACTCAGCCTGCATACCGATGCCAAACAAGAGCAAGTGAACAGCAAGTTCAACCTGGATGTGGATGCGACCAGACTCAATGGCGATGTTGCCGTTGCCAGCTTCAAAAAGCCGAACGTCAGATTCAATATCAATGCCGATACGCTGGATCTGAATAAACTGCTGGGCAGCAGCAAGCCCCAGAAAGCCGCGCCGGCCAGTGACAAACCGGCTGATTTGTCTGCGTTAAAGAATATCCTGCTGGATGGCAAGATCAACATCGGCAATTTACTCTATGACAAATACCGTTTAGCCGGCCTCAACGTGAATATTAAAGCCGACGGTGAAAAACTGGCCTTAACCGGCCTTAACGTCAAGCTGGATGACAGCAGCATTAAAGGCAACTTTGGCATCAGCCATTTTGCCAAGCCGCTATATACCTTTGATGTCGATATCGACCAGGTTGACGTTGACCGCTATGTTTCAGCCAAAGGCGGCACAGCGCCGGCGGATAAGGCAGCCGGCAAGGGCGACGACAAACCGCTGGATCTTAGCGCACTGAAAGCGCTCAATGCAGATGGCTCGCTACGTATCGGCAGCCTGAAGTATGGCAAAACCAAAGCCTCGAACGTGCGCATCGACTTAAAGGCAGACGGGCAGAAACTAAGCCTGAACCCACTGGCAGCAAAAGTGGATGACAGCCAGGTCAATGCCAATGTCGGCATCACACGTTTTCATGACCCGATTTATAGCTTTAACCTGAACATCGATAAACTGGACGCCGATAAATACATCACCAAAAGTGACCAGCCTGCCGCAAAAAATACTGGCGACACACCGATTGACCTGAGTGCGCTAAAAAAGCTCAATGCAAGCGGCGAAGCCAAAATCGGCTGGCTTAAGCTTGCCAACGTCAAAACACAGAATGTGAACATCGGCCTTAAAGCCGCCGATGGCATCGCCACGGTATCGCCATTTGCCGCCAACCTGTATCAGGGCAGCATGGATGGCGTGCTCAAGGTTGATGCGCGCGGCACGCCCGGCATTACGTTCAAACAGGACATGAAAAACATCGCAATCGGCCCGTTGCTGGTAGATGCGATCAACAATGACATGCTGGATGGCAAAGGCACCCTGAATGTCGATGTAACAACATCGGGCAATACGGTAAGCGCCCTTAAAAAAGCGCTGGCTGGCAAGGCTGCGGTGAATCTGGCTGATGGCGCAGTCAAGGGCATCGATATTGCAGGCACGGTTCGCGACATGAAATCCAAGCTCAACCTGTTCAAGGACAAAAACAGCATTGGAGCGGATCAGTCCAAGAAAACGGATTTCAGCGAGCTTAGCGCATCGTTCGATATCAAGAACGGCGTAGCGCACAATGAAGACCTGAGTATGAAAGCGCCTATCCTGCGCCTGGCTAAAGGCGATAGCCGGGGTGATATTGATATCGGCAATGAAACCATTAACTACCTGGCCAAACCTACGATTGTCAAATCATTAAAAGGGCAGGGCGGTGCCGACCTGGATTCTTTAGCCGGCTTGAGCATTCCGGTAAAAATCACCGGCACGTTCTCGGCCCCTAAATACGGCATGGACTTTGCCGCGATTGGGGCGGCAATGGCTAAATCCAACCTGCTGGATAAAGTAGGCGGCGAAAAAGGTGCTGCCGTTAAAGAACTGATCGGCGACGGCGACAAAACAAAAGCGCTGGAAAGCCTGCTAGGCAAAAAGAAACCGGCAGACACCGCAACCGCGCCGGCACCGGCCGATGGCGCCACTAGCGGCACTGCCCCGGCTGAAGCGCCGAAAACACCTGAAGAGACCGCTAAAGAAAAAGCGGCACAGGAACTGAAAAAACTATTCAAGTTTTAA
- a CDS encoding undecaprenyl-diphosphate phosphatase codes for MDLILLFKALIQGLVEGATEFLPISSTGHLIIVGDLLNFNDDKAKVFDIVIQLAAILAVCWEYRRKLVNTALHITSQTKAQNFSLNLLIAFLPAALIGLVFHGKIKEFLFTPITVAIALILGGLAILLIEKMPLKGKTVSIDDMTRKQAWQIGFAQAVALIPGVSRSGATILGGMLFGLNRHTATEFSFFLAIPIMFAATGYDLLKNWQLLSIDDLGMFAVGFITAFTSALIAIKFLLRFVASHDFKIFAWYRIALGLIVIWYFK; via the coding sequence ATGGATTTAATCTTACTTTTCAAAGCGCTCATTCAAGGTCTGGTAGAGGGGGCGACTGAATTTCTGCCTATCAGCAGTACCGGCCACCTGATCATCGTAGGCGACTTGCTCAATTTTAATGACGACAAAGCCAAAGTATTCGACATTGTGATTCAACTGGCCGCAATCCTGGCCGTTTGCTGGGAATATCGCCGCAAACTGGTCAATACCGCCCTGCACATTACCAGCCAGACCAAAGCACAGAATTTCTCACTCAACCTGCTGATCGCATTCTTGCCGGCAGCCTTGATCGGCCTGGTGTTTCACGGCAAGATCAAAGAATTCCTATTTACGCCGATCACGGTCGCCATCGCCCTGATACTGGGTGGCCTGGCGATTCTGCTGATTGAAAAAATGCCGCTGAAAGGCAAAACCGTTTCCATAGACGACATGACACGAAAACAGGCCTGGCAGATAGGTTTTGCCCAGGCTGTCGCACTTATTCCTGGCGTATCACGTTCCGGGGCGACGATCCTGGGCGGCATGCTGTTCGGCCTTAACCGTCATACCGCTACCGAATTCTCATTCTTCCTGGCGATTCCTATCATGTTTGCGGCAACCGGTTACGATCTGCTCAAAAACTGGCAGTTGCTTTCCATAGATGACCTTGGCATGTTTGCCGTGGGTTTTATCACCGCATTCACATCGGCGCTCATCGCGATCAAATTCCTGCTGCGCTTTGTGGCAAGTCATGATTTTAAAATATTTGCCTGGTACCGTATCGCTCTGGGCTTAATCGTGATCTGGTATTTCAAGTAA
- a CDS encoding YidB family protein: MGLFDSLAGSMLGKLGGEKGAIAQVAVDLFNQNGGLPGVLEKFKAAGFADEVASWVGKGANQQISAAQITQVLGSATISTAAARLGLNADEISSKIAEYLPQVIDRMTPDGEVGKDSGNLLATMLGMLK, from the coding sequence ATGGGATTATTTGATAGCCTTGCGGGCAGCATGTTAGGTAAACTGGGCGGCGAAAAGGGCGCCATTGCACAAGTGGCTGTAGACTTGTTCAATCAGAACGGCGGGCTGCCGGGCGTACTGGAGAAATTCAAGGCCGCCGGTTTTGCCGATGAGGTAGCCTCATGGGTGGGCAAAGGTGCAAACCAGCAAATCTCAGCAGCACAGATTACCCAGGTTCTGGGCAGCGCAACCATTAGCACGGCAGCAGCCAGACTCGGCCTGAATGCTGACGAAATCAGTTCTAAAATCGCAGAATACCTGCCGCAGGTGATAGACCGCATGACCCCTGACGGTGAGGTGGGTAAAGACTCAGGCAATCTGCTCGCCACGATGCTGGGCATGCTCAAATAA
- a CDS encoding pseudouridine synthase: MTTLKLNKKPGDAPAVTAKKPPVRRNNALPRDRSTAPVKPQRAEAPQSRDQQAPAASRQEPQRQRNHRHDGGLHAPAPARQPAPDSRAPSSRPMHVDARRNDSTSRDRADREGNYRNPPRRGGKARDGFVASEFDKNRSNKEASAAKANASQPEQPRLSKVMAERGLCSRREADEWIANGWVKVNGEVIETLGTRIDPDAEIIISSYAQETQAENVTIILHKPVGYVSGQAEDGYEPAVVLVHPDNQWPDDPELHKHNPRQFHRGMLRGLAPAGRLDIDSTGMLVLTQDGRVARHLIGEDSTVEKEYLVRVTGELSDAGLKQLNFGLSLDGEKLKPAKVSWQNEDQLRFVLREGKKRQIRRMCEMVGLHVVGLKRIRIGSITLGKLPVGQWRYLRPEERF; encoded by the coding sequence TTGACCACACTCAAACTCAACAAAAAACCTGGTGATGCTCCTGCCGTTACGGCAAAAAAACCACCCGTGCGCCGCAACAACGCACTGCCGCGAGACCGCTCCACCGCGCCTGTTAAACCACAGCGCGCCGAGGCTCCGCAATCACGCGATCAGCAGGCACCTGCTGCATCCAGGCAAGAACCGCAGCGCCAGCGCAACCATCGCCACGATGGCGGCTTGCATGCGCCAGCACCGGCAAGGCAGCCGGCACCGGATAGCCGTGCGCCATCTTCCCGTCCGATGCATGTAGATGCGCGCAGAAATGACTCCACCAGCCGCGACAGGGCTGACCGTGAAGGCAATTATCGCAATCCACCGCGCCGTGGCGGCAAGGCGCGTGATGGTTTTGTAGCCAGTGAGTTTGATAAAAACCGCTCGAATAAAGAAGCTTCTGCTGCCAAGGCGAATGCAAGCCAGCCTGAACAGCCGCGCCTATCAAAAGTGATGGCTGAACGCGGCCTTTGCTCGCGTCGGGAAGCAGACGAATGGATCGCCAACGGCTGGGTAAAAGTGAACGGGGAGGTTATCGAAACCTTAGGTACGCGCATAGACCCGGATGCCGAAATCATCATCAGCAGCTACGCACAGGAAACACAAGCTGAAAATGTAACCATCATCCTGCACAAACCCGTAGGCTATGTGAGCGGGCAGGCAGAAGACGGCTATGAGCCGGCTGTTGTACTGGTACACCCGGACAACCAGTGGCCAGACGATCCGGAACTGCACAAACACAACCCCAGGCAGTTCCACCGCGGCATGCTGCGCGGCCTGGCACCGGCAGGGCGCCTGGATATCGATTCAACCGGCATGCTGGTACTCACGCAGGATGGCCGTGTTGCGCGCCATTTGATTGGCGAAGACTCCACGGTTGAGAAAGAATACCTGGTGCGCGTCACAGGCGAACTGAGCGATGCCGGCTTGAAACAGCTGAATTTTGGCTTGAGCCTGGATGGCGAAAAACTGAAACCGGCCAAAGTCAGCTGGCAAAATGAAGACCAGTTACGTTTTGTATTGCGTGAAGGCAAAAAACGCCAGATCCGCCGCATGTGCGAAATGGTCGGGCTGCATGTGGTTGGCTTGAAGCGCATCCGTATCGGCAGCATTACCTTGGGCAAACTACCGGTTGGACAGTGGCGCTACCTGCGCCCTGAAGAGCGCTTTTAG
- a CDS encoding type II toxin-antitoxin system Phd/YefM family antitoxin, whose amino-acid sequence MQTVNIHEAKTQLSKLIDQAVHGESFIIAKAGKPLVKVSRLDAPQANTKNRLGFMVGQIVVPDDFDQMGKNEIVELFGAE is encoded by the coding sequence ATGCAAACAGTTAATATTCATGAAGCAAAAACACAGCTATCTAAGCTGATAGACCAGGCGGTTCACGGCGAGTCATTTATTATCGCAAAGGCTGGCAAACCCTTGGTTAAAGTCTCAAGGCTGGATGCGCCACAGGCTAATACAAAAAATCGTCTTGGCTTTATGGTTGGACAAATAGTTGTGCCCGACGATTTTGACCAAATGGGCAAAAATGAGATTGTCGAATTGTTCGGAGCTGAATGA
- a CDS encoding type II toxin-antitoxin system VapC family toxin, translating into MSMKILLDTHVLLWVAGNPQQLSAQARKMLEDPQNQLYFSAASLWEISIKNKLGRTDFKVDLPVLRRNLLDYGFEEITINSAHTLAVETLPNIHKDPFDRMLVAQTIVEGIMLMTADSTVAEYPAAIIGV; encoded by the coding sequence ATGAGCATGAAAATATTGCTCGATACGCATGTGCTGCTTTGGGTAGCGGGTAACCCCCAGCAGCTTTCAGCGCAGGCAAGAAAGATGCTGGAAGATCCGCAAAATCAGCTTTATTTCAGTGCCGCGAGCTTGTGGGAAATATCCATTAAAAATAAGCTTGGCAGAACAGATTTTAAGGTGGATTTACCCGTGTTACGTCGCAACTTGCTTGATTATGGGTTCGAAGAAATTACCATTAATAGCGCCCACACATTGGCTGTAGAAACACTCCCAAATATTCATAAAGACCCGTTTGACCGTATGCTGGTTGCACAGACAATCGTGGAAGGCATTATGCTGATGACGGCCGATAGCACGGTTGCAGAATATCCGGCCGCAATAATTGGGGTATAA